The genomic stretch TTTAGAGGGAACCGGAATGCTTATTTAAGTCCGCTTCTCACTCACATGATACACTACGCTTTTGTGTATTACAAATATTGCTTTGTAATTTAAAagtcagtgcaaacagagtatccatctTTTCCCACTTCTCGTTGTCGCAGCCAGTTTTATAaagttctgattttttttttgatgttaccATACATCCTAGGCAGTtatataaatttcaattaaatctTTTAGCATTTGATCATCACAGATTTTATcaagatttttgttgatttcttcAAATAATCACATCTATGATTCAAGAAACTTTTATATGgtaacaaagcatttaacgcgttcctgtataattctgaactataatgtcttgagagcaagtttgtagaactTTGCAGCAATTCGTAGGAAATATTCGATGCTAATTCATAATCTACAATCATTAAATGTTCTTTTTTAGATTTTGCGATTTATCATATCAATAGTATTGCAATGAACTAAcaaacatatttgctgttctagaatgaaatctgcatcattgttatctttaTTGTTTCTGGACGTTCAATTATGTCAAAAATTCGTAAATTGTTTCTATCCTAGACAGCTTAAAAAATGGTTTGGGGTCGAAAAAATATAACCCAGACTCCAGTGATGACATTCACAATATTTGTGAAAACCACGTCGAGGTTTGATTCAATGATCGTATTTGGTTCATTTTCTGAAAAACTATGTTTTAAAgttaattttaaacgatttatggtTTGCTGGCATAATAAGTTTATGTGTAGTAATAATTAGTATAGCAAAGGTTTCTGctctgctaggtggattaattcaggtttttcattttaaaatcgtttaaataCTTAGAGTGTCCGATGAGTCTACCCAATCCAATAACTGAATATTCACCAATTTTACCTGACCttttgacgtaaaattacgtcttacggcaatatAGATAGgggtaaaaattgaaaaaccgaaaactctcgatgtcacgaaaattgtcaacTTTTAAATGTGTATAACTCAGtaagtttccaaccgatttcctcCATTATTACAGCAACCGATTGCAAAATTATCTATGCACCCGCCCAAATACAGAAAACTgtagttttattattcgaactgttgtactattgaaattgTCAACCTTATTGAAACGCCatcacggtcgacagaatagtatacctagttaaccgggaatgcactttttgggctatataagagcctgtttctgctcaaatcaatcaatttataACCAATCCAATCAGTTTACCATGGCAGCGGATAAAAGCAGTGGTAGTAGTAGCAACGTCAGCGGTAggttcagatggtgatgaaaaaaaaaactaagacagattattgagttggataaatttcccattaacGGTAATcatattatcttatttgcaaaaaattctacgcccttacGAGCGGCCTCCCGGCAGCAatgataactagaacaagatacctaacttccatatttttcatacattttgaacacgaccgatttctgacggttagtgctgccatctgataactttaattttcataaaattgtcattatgagcaaaatcgattttacgtgcatagtccgtcatcgatcgttaaGCTGTAAAAGATTGTATAtaaaaaaggtgtagcagtttggtcagctcgacgcttaagataacatgcagattacattgtcattttttgcacttaatgctattgccatattttttgcatttcaaagtacgaaagaaaagtgtgaagttgactgtcagagtgggggtttatattgaggaattatatttattttcaggtcccattctgcaaaaacttaaagtttgatatgtcgaaaatcaggtttcagaaccattgtgcatataATCAGGTTCACCGGGatacccgatttttgctttattaacctcggcaagagtggaaaacttggctgtagagcgtgctcatagcggttatcaggaagtttTGATGAtacgcttaattttaaatgatgcaccgataattcttgattcttccggaaagtttcatgtttgagaactaatcaTTCGTACacgttattatcatttttcagatggcagcaccgtaaagtcgtccacatggatactgaaaaaattgtttcacctttcagcagtcatgtcttggccttgtcgtcagttgattttgatgttaagtatacatcatattaacagtgtataaattagttcgacttttgctcacgcgcagcgacaatcatgtccgatgaattctgcaagagtcaggtatcttgttctagtaaTCTTTGCCGGCAGTTAGCCGGAACATcgtcgccatggcggacgaaaaaatatgcgtgtaggcatgttttttagctctttcttcgttttttttattgattcctcgccgacttcggtaccacatcgatattcagccgcttgaGGTAGTGGgccggtatttcttgatgaacgacgcaacttctgacaggcacttcgtactataaattacCCCGTTCGTGgccatccccttctcgctgattgtcagccacagcagcaccttcttggggaacttggttgtgaaataaatttcacctcggagctcacttccttcgtgtgagaagtgaaatacgaagtaccctgcctgccgttgccatccagggtgagataggtctcgtcgtccatcaccactgccacgtcgcgattcgccgggaaaatcgcttgaccatcttattcaaccgctgtcgctgtgTCATTACATGCAGCtccaagaccagtggacgggactgccgcttcctgacatgtatgtccatgttctccagatactttttccctgttttaccgcatgcaccaacctcccggccaagtgcacccAGCGATTTGGCCACTTTTCCCTCCGCCTTTTTCTTAAGCAtactttgaagcttcttgtcactcagggtcgttggccgtccagaaCCGGGCTttatttcgatgctctgatggttgtccaatagtgtcaagatgttgtagatgccgaaacgggcATACccagcgtccacaaagtgccgcacgatgtccattttttacgcggcggggtaccgttctttgaacgcgcacacttctgaacggagtagcttcacttttttcgccatcacagttagagtttgactgatagagttgtcaatttttttttgctaactcatgggtaacTATGATTGataatgcatgagtagtttcgtcagtgcgatggaaggtaaacccatgaaaaatttttttaccgcaaacgttacttCCTCTTGTAAAAAGTTAACTTTAAGGAGTAACGGCAGCATGTGTGGTAGTTACATTGGCTGGTACTTACTTTAGCGTAAAGCCGCTGCATTTTGGTAGTACACAAACGAGGGTGTTGGCAATCGAAATCTGTCATTCgtcaattttttgacgtagagttacGTCTTATGGCAACATGTAGGGTTACAAATTGAAAACCCTAAAACACCTTGACCGTCACGACAATTGTCAGCTCTCAAATGTTCAAAAAAACTCAATTAGTTTCCAAACGAtttcttttatttgtttatttcactttaatttatctgacaatAGTCTTAATAAATAACAAGAATCAGGGTCAAGTCTACAAAATGTTTTCTTGCTTCAGCTTATGCACAAACTTGCGGAATGATTCgctaaactcaaaaaaatcttcaacacTCAGGAAGGTTCTGATTGCAGCGTTGACTGGTTCGTAGAATCCAAATGATGTGCGATGAAAGAAGGCTCAAAGCAGGCCAGTAGATCGTAAGGCACGTTGAGAAGCACGGAAGTTTAGCTGGTACAGGAGCGACGGTGAATCGATTTCTCCATGCATAAGTTTCGCAACGAAAGCAGCTTGCTGTATTTTTCGGCGACGTTCAAGTGTGTCAAGGCCAAGCAGCCTACAGCGATCAGGATACGGTGGGAGGTTATCCGGATCACGCCAGGGTAGATCCCGTAGTGCGAATCGTACGAATCTTTTTTGAACACGTTCTATCCGTAAACACCAAGATGGGGGAACCAAATCATGTTGCAGTTTTCGAGCAATGGTCGTACCAGTAAACAGTAGAGCGCTTCCATACAGTGAGGATCTCTGAAGTCACGGTCAATTTTAGCAATAAATCCTAATTGTCGATTCGCTTTCGATATTAAGCTGGCATGATGCAAATGGAAATTAAGCTTGGCATCGAGTAAAACACCAAGGTCGCACACACGGTCGACTCTTTTCAGCTCAAGTCCATCAATGCGGTATTCGAACATGATCGGGCTGAAAATTCGGTGAAATTACATAACctggcatttttttaaatgctgATTACTAGCCAGTTCATGTGGCACCAGTCGACGGAAACATTTAGCAGAGCTTGTAGACGGCGGCAATCGTCAATTGTACGGACTACCAAATACAACTTTAAATCATCCGCGTATACCAACTTACAACAAACCTTTAATAGTAGCATAGCATCATTAAAGAAAAGCGCCCCATGTTgctgccttgtggaactcccGATATATTCGTGAACTGCGATGAAACGCAAGAACCAATTTTCACACGTAGAATCCGGCCACAAAAGTACGAACTCAGCCATTAGATGAACTGATGTGATGCTCCTAGACGTGTAATTTTATGCAACAATATGCGATTCGGCATAAATCCATGTTGCGTGGTGGATATGAAATTTTTAGTACAATGAAGCATAACATCGCTAACTAGAATCTCGAACAGTTTAAAGCCCGCCGAAAGACTAGTGATGCCACGATAGTTCCTGACATTTTGTCGGTCGCCAGATTTTAGTACTGGAAACATAAAAGATTGTTTCCAAACTTCGGGAAATTTTCGTtgctcaaacgatttgttaaaaATACAGCGCAGTGGATTTGCTAACACAGTGGCACATCGACTGATAATTATGGCGAGAATGCCATCGGGTCCCGGTGAATAAGAACGTTTAAGTTTCTTTGCTGCACTTAGTATCAAGTCGGTGGTAACTTCAAATGTAgtaaaatcagtcaaaccgttACCTTTtaacagcaatcgattggaaaatcatctaagtACCCAACcagatgcagaaaattgtaatttgaaaaatcatttcaattatttttatttcaataggATCAACAATTCAACATTAGGACATATCGATTGGATTTCCAAACCTGTTGCAAGAAATACCTACATTGACAAAAGATAGACTGTTGcagttctacgttaacctttcgatcgtgtcttataaacaacctcttcaagtatttttttttagattttcctCTCGAATCCTTAGGCAAATGTGGCTTCTTTATGCGGATTCcgaatttttttacaaattctacaaaatgtgatactattcacaaaactacgaaaaaatcAGAAATGTAGTAGTTTTATGCTAGTGCGTCATGGGTGGTGTGTGATATCGACTGTTCCGGTAATTAAAAATACTGCGTCCTGGTGTTTACATCCAAATAAAACAGaaactgttttttttgtttatcgTTTTGCACGGAAGTTTTAAAATATGTGGTTTTTTCCCGACCaaaaaaaagtgagtgagtggtTATTTAGTCGTTTTTCTCCAAACAATGTTCCGCATTTTTTTCAACGTCATCGCAAGTTGCACGTGGATGTAAACCAGTCAGCGACACCAAGAACTTACGTTTTTCAGGTACTGCAGTAATAACCAacggaataaataataaaatagaaTCACGGAGGATGATTAATGAAAGATTATAAATGTATAGATTTTTCCAAACATTACACTATTCTAATCTCTAAATAGATTGCACTCGTCCATCACGCACTCATCGTCCAAAGTCTCGTCGTTAGCAAACAGCGCAAACGGTGGCAAAATGTGGAAAATGTGTCGCAATATTTGCTGGCCCACTCTTAGGTTACAGAGTTCAGCTAGATTTACAAATTTTCGAACAACATTATGGTCATGAACTGGTTAACGCCAGCGGTCTGCGGGTGACAAAATTTAATCGTACGACACCAGTTCTGAACGGCACagtaacatttttcaaaaacttgacGAACGACTATAAGGTAATAGTTTGGAGCGAAAATCAAGTTCCGTTGATAACGTTCAATGCTTATCCACAGTGCACCATCAGGATAGCCCACAGTCGGCTTGGTAATAATCAGTTCAATGATTACCCGATATCATGGAATGAACAACCTATATGCGATATGATGAAGGGCTTGTACCGAGACTatcagtatatttttttaaaccatTCCAATTTCCCTCAGGTACCGGAAACAGGACTGTGTCCCTTTCCAGCAGGCACATATTGGTTCAAAAATGCCGCTTTCCCTTCGAGTGCGGAGCCGATGTTCATTCCAGAAGGCTACTGGAGGTCTACGATCCTGTATAGTGGCGCGGGGAATGTAAGTGTTAGTCTTTACGCTCGTGTCACACGTTCATTATTTTGAGCACGAAAAGAACGCGAAGGTTGATCATTTTTGAGTTGATCACCCGGGGACATATTTAACTGCAAATTATTATCGATTTCCTCTTACCAATTTTTGTGTTTCCAGAGTGAAACAGGCATAATAAAGTCAGCATTAGAACCTCCCGTATTAaactttaaaattagtttattgtTGTTGAACTTTTCCCCAATACACATTTTTTATTTGTGGGGTACACATATAGATTTACTTCTAATCAAAACCAACGGTCAATCTGGATGACTGGATGGGCAATACCCAAAATTAGTCTTCCAGAAACCATCACCAGCTTTGcaagatttttatttattacatCTGTTACAAAATCTTGATGTTtagaaaaacttaaaaaaatatattggttgtccaccataaaaaattaaatttatttttgttggtCTGCAAATTGTAAATCCAATCGGAAGTTTGTCTATACcgaaaacacaaataaataatgataaaaaaatccTAATATTATTCATTTTAAATGGGGGTTCAGAATATTCACGTATCATTCTGGTCTCAGTTTTAACCACAAGGGAAATTCAATCTAGTAATTAAACAATTTCTCAACAATTTAGGGAGCTATTGGTTATTCAAAAAGTAAACTTGAGCTGAATCAGTACTGAATACTTACACTATGTTATGAGCTACCTCAGGAAAATTAGCTACGTTAATTGGTCCGATAGCCTACAATAGCGTtcaaatgaaaccagaagtgTTGGGAGTTGTGTTTTGTTCCAAGATTAAATCACCCCGGAATAGAGTGGAACACGAGCACACAACGGCCGttggcaggaaaaatgtatCGTGACCAGCTTTTGTGCCAAGTATGTAAATTTGTATCTAGACATCGCAATCATCGCACTGCCTATGGCAGTCTGCTATTTATAGCATATGGAAAGGAAATTATCGAATAGTAAATCGAAATTTGTTCACGTTTGTGGAGCTGATTTAAAGAATGCATTTATTCTGTCCCCGAAAAAATAACCTAAACTCAGATTGGGCTATTCCTCGCATTGATTTCTGCTCAAATTAGTGAATGTCTGATACGAGCGTAAATACTAGCGCTTGCATTTCCTGCGCCACTGAACACGTTTGTCATCCTCCAGTAGCCTTACGGGAGGAACTTCGGCACAAAGTTCGAAGTAAAAACGGCATTCTTGAACCAATATGTGCCTGCCGGAAAGGGACACAATCCGGTTTCCGGTACCTGAGGCAAATTGGAATGGTTCAAAAAAAGATACTGGTAATCACGGTACGAGCCCTTCATCATATCGCAGAAGGGTTGTTCGTTCCAGGTTATCGGGTAATCGTTGAACTGATTATTACCAAGCCGGCTGTAAGCAATGCTGATGCTGCACTGTGAATAAGAATGAAACGTACTTCCATAACACTTCGATTGTCACTCTAAACTAATACCTTATAATTGTTTGTCAAGTTTTTTAATATTGTGAATGTGCCGTTCAGAACTGGTGTGGTACGGTTAAACTTTCTCACTCGCAGACCACTACTGTTAACTACTTCATGACCATAATG from Wyeomyia smithii strain HCP4-BCI-WySm-NY-G18 chromosome 3, ASM2978416v1, whole genome shotgun sequence encodes the following:
- the LOC129729240 gene encoding uncharacterized protein LOC129729240 translates to MWNPTVVQFLVSVAIFFGPLSGYRVELELQIFEQHYGHEVVNSSGLRVRKFNRTTPVLNGTFTILKNLTNNYKCSISIAYSRLGNNQFNDYPITWNEQPFCDMMKGSYRDYQYLFLNHSNLPQVPETGLCPFPAGTYWFKNAVFTSNFVPKFLP